The nucleotide window CTCTTTAGCAACTCTTATATCCATGGTACGTGGTACATCGTATGGTAGAGCGAGTTTTAGTGGTCGACATCCCACAACgaaatgattatttaattttatgttttggcaatacaataaatttttaggttacatttttattgtacctagtcaagggctagtttgtaaagagaaaaaaatatatcaaattaaagaattgcaaattattattaattctgaAAAATTAAAGCCAAACCGATTGCAAACCAAGTAGGAGTAGAAAAGCATTCACCGCAGCCATGGTGTGGCTTTCGTAAGTTCAATCTATTTAATAAGTAGGTGCTATAATTACCAGTAGTATAGTGTCGATTTTCTTGACCCGTGACTGACTGAAATTTCACCACCGTTCCAATTTCAATTACCTACTACTTGAGAGTTCAAACATTTTACTTAACGGACCTAATTTACATCGTTGATCGTGGTCGTGGATAGCCGAGCGTGCCCAACATTACTAGGCAGGCCTTGAAGAGGCAAACTTTTTGTGCTAGAAAATCTAGCCAAAGTTTTATGAggcgcatatttttttttttattttcaattgacAAAATTGTGGGGCTTGCTACCCACCTTTCGTTTGCCCCCCTTGCGCACCCACATAGTTACGCTACTGATACTTACCTACGTTTAGCCGGACAGccgaaataaatatattattcagtacttacctttattttaatttacagtgGAAAGAGTGTATGAATTTACATCAAAACCAGATAAATAAAGCGGAAACGACCTATTTCACTGAAGAGAGTCGATGTGTGAAAAATGCTAATGAGGAGGGAGATGAGAAAAGACAATCTGTGATGCAAATGGAAAAAGAggtaaatatttacctacttaccttAAACTTTAGGTACTGtaacaaactgcctgtacagtttttcgaaagtatagatattagatatGCTAAAAACAAAAGgtcttttcaataaaataaattaaaagaaaaatgttagTTCTGCTTTAAAATCATGTGAAACGTGGGTGGATAAGTGTCTTGTAAGTTATAATACAAAGAGATGTATAATGTGGGTATCTCTATGCAGCTGACGCACTTCCGTTCCGTTTCAGATAAGAAAATGGCGTAAATCCTACAGATACTTGGCAAATCAATGCAATAGTAAGCACCCGGGTGAGGAAGACGCAGCTGGGGAATGCTTAGTCGAATATGTACGTAGCTATAACTGGTTTATAGATACGATTACCTAATTAAGTCATCTTCAAATCATCCAAGACGATTTACCGgtgtcgtattttttttatattgtatagtttttGTGTTAAGGTAAATTGTTAGTaaagactattattattaatatccaAGGGAGACGACAACGCACCTGTTGGCTGAAGCGATTTGTACGAAATGAGCACAAGATAGTTGTTCCGAGCTCCCATCTCTAAAGTTAGGATAGGTGTAGGCAATGATTTTTAACCTCCGTAGAGGAGATTACGCTTACAGAAGATACCTAGGGCGGGCCTTAGTAGAAGCCCCTGTATCTGATCTCGattttccaataaaaatttGGTCATCTGCTTCGTCAATCAACTACAAGTCTTTCTACTTAAGCGGACAGTTCGTCTTGTTGGCCATCTCAAGTTGTCTTAAAGCTTTTGTGCTTTATGAGCACCGAAGATTTTAGTGTAACTAATTTCCTTTTGTGATTAACTTGTAAGTCATATCCGCATCGTTAGGTAAATGATGTTCACgcactaataatttaaattgatttttaattcaaaatttaatttgctTCCATCCTAAATGTTTGacctgaaataaaacttcctttttaaccgactggagaaaagaaggaggttctcatttcgacgcgtatgttttttttcgtgtttgttacctcataacttcgtcaattctaaactaattttgaaaattctttttttgtttgaaagagtatacttccagattggtctcatttaagTAATTTTCATCAAAAGCGGTTCtgttattttgtgtttaaatgaaaataacgaactTGCTCgcactgtggcgctttcgttacTTATACTACGACACAACTAActaattgatcagaaggtagcacatacgatgttatttttcgcttgttagtttatttttgtgtctttgaagtcagttgattttttttgttaaaaatgtttttatattcttgatacctttttaaaaatcaaaatgtattttttgttttgcagATGCAAAAAGACAACTACCATATAACGTTTCAAAGGCTGATGTTACTGAAGTTGGAGTCCATGTCACAACTGTACAGTCACATCCTGGCTTCACTGGCGGGCCTAGAGGTTTGTCTGAAGAGGGTCTTATCTCGGTATTTGGGCAGCGTTAGATTGATTATGGACAATTTAAGccattgttataaaataaaaagcttgtTTAAATAAACAGCACAagtttttatatcatttttatactctctcatttatttattacttctttttttttaaaatttttaacaatataagtataaaatacaaaacattattaaaaatttataaaaaaaaattcaccctcccgctgcgggacatacacacgggctccagagtgaggaacctcctcacaatacgcgccgtctcaagaatcactgccttttgtatccgactcttgatccaacagttaagcgaaagcttcttaaggtgttggtcgaagcttttcgttataagaccattgactgaaacaactatcggaacaataatagttgactcaacattccacatggcggtaatctcgtgagcaaggtccaagtattttgatacttatatcatattgttacgaactagggttcgaggatttggaattaaacacctggtgactcgtataAGATCTTATTCCACTCCCTTATCTGAGTATtaatacacacttccaaacgtaggcaattcgtagtccaaaatcgtagccgagttcacttgtatcgcttgTGTCACCTCGATGTTCACTTCACTTCGTTTCGAAGTTAAATGCCACGAGCGTCGTCTCTGTTGCGTATTTATGCCCACTCAGACCGCTTCCAGATAATTCTGGGCACCCCTACATGTGTTGTTTATTCCACGGAGTTCGCCAAATCAAAACAGGTCGCGAGAGACCTACGTATCGAGGACCTAGACGAGACGATCAAGGACCAGGCGGTCCGAGCATATGTCCGGACAGAAACGGCGCTACATCCGCATATAAGGAACATAGCGCCGTGGCACGCTCGCCCACCTGATAAGATGGCTCTACCCAGGGACATCCTATTAGACAACCAAAAGAGAAGACCGAGCATCAACGCAGCTTCAAACTAAGGCAAAGAAAGGAAGACCACTCAACCAATAATGAAAAGAGCAGAAAATGAGGAGAAGAAAAGTAAATAACCCCTACTCTTAGGGGCACACCCAAGGACCATAGTGTCTCTACACTATGCGATGAATGGCCACACGCAGGGGGCATTCGCCCCGATCGTGTTTCCCCCGAGAAGAAAATACAAATCAAAGCAATAACATATAACAATAGACAGGCGATCTAAACAACTCAACTTGTAACAACTCGATAGGGCGAGCGATTATAAACCCTTTGTCTGTAGTAATGGGGTTATCCGTAAcaataatttccaaaaaaaatcattatattagtTAAAACTGCTGTTATGAGTAAAGCTGGACTCTATGTCACAGCTGTAGTCACATTCTGGCTTCACTGGCTGGCTTAGAGGTTTGTCTAAAAAGGGTTTTATCTCGGTATTTGACCAGCTTTAGATTGATTATGGACAATTTAAGCCactgttataaaattaaaagcttgtttaaataaacaacataattttctgaattatatttaacaaataaaacactatataaattacaaaaagtatttatttcattcgttgtataattttattccatacaaaaatatattaaagcgaGTATTTACAATAATACGCAAAAAAGGCATACCTACGTCACAAAAATCTTATTAATTTGTACACAAATACTATACTATGGCAAAACTTAATGGTATAgagcattaaaaaatataatattacatagttTAACACTAAAATTTATCATTAGTATTGGtaaaatagattaaaattatTCTACAAATGAAATGCGTCTGACGTATTCAGGGATTCATATTTAACTAGATACCGCAAGCCGTCCGGAGTATTAGTGCCAAGCgcccatttatttttaaatatagatgGAACAATTTTTCATATCGATCATATAAATGGActaattcaaattaaatgtcTCTACTCATAGTCTGATTTATGACTCGAATATAGACTTTAGAAATCGCAAAACTAGACTACCAAGGCGTAAAAacatgtattttgtattataccTCGGtaccttattattattttttatagtaataatttgaCAGACTTATAGCTGGCTTTATAATATCTAAATGAAGCCATAGTTGTAATGACTCAACACGTCTTACAAAGTACCGCCTTTAGTGTCTTTGTTTAAGCCTATATCAGCCTTTTAACGGCCAGGCATCCCTCCCTCATAGAAGCTatgtggagcttagacccaacaTGCTGCGGGTGACTGACAATGTTAGATTCgttaacaaccactatcagatggtAATCATAACTGataccgacggcttaacgtaatctaacgtgctctccgaggcacgagggTGTAACACCATTGATCCCAACTCTGAACGGAGAATTTAACTgttatagcccgacccaggatacgaacccacgacctcgtgatgcgaaaccacataggctgaCGATTACACCAGCAATGCTCTTCAGACTAAAACAGCAATGCTCTTCAGACTAAAACAGCAATGCTGCATGGCGGCAAAGATAAACATGGAGGTAGTCCTTCCGAGCTGTCACAATTAAGGTATACTATAGAAAATAGGTATTATTCTTTTCAGActtttagtaattaataatgttttactaTTGGCTAAGTTGACTGAGATTCATGTTACGAAcaatttttctaaatatttacaaaGCAATTTTGGTCcaaaaactgaaaatattaaaaataaataagaaatcatctctttaattattaagtttGGCACATACATTACCTCACATTGTGATGTGTataccaataaataatatattttattattattttgtgttacttaggtacattatttacaaataattcatAACTTTTGTCACTTAACAGTGGCGTGTTCTAATATATGCAAATTGGTATGAAACTGTATTGGAATTGAACGAGGTTTTGTAGTACTTAGTtacttaccctagttaaaacacttgtgcacaccactgtcaATTagcattataattatacttatacCTATAAGACAATAATTACGCATCCGCAGACGTTGTTAACGTATCAccaaattttttattagattggtccaatctatttatttacgtaAGTAAATACGTAATACGTACGTAAATTTATTTACGTAAGTATACCATTTTATTTCCTAAGTTATAGTTATGTCGCGATTTTTGTGATGCAATGCGAACCAAGCTTTTTCCCCCCttcccctccaaatagtcgAAAAAAACTGTTGCAGACTGTCTGATCTGACACTCCATAGATGCACAGATGCTGTGCATACCCTTAGTACTCATTACGAATCTGAattagagaaggaattttccattttgtacaaattgtacaaaatgcataccctagtcaaataccttgtgcacgccactggttaggagtgggtacgacaatagtacaGAATGCGGGAATCAAACCACGACCTCTCGGCGACGAGTCCGGTCCTTTACCTTGGAACTTAAGTTTCAAGTTGACGCGTGCCGTGGCTGAGTTACCATGGCACACTGATGTAACATGgtactagggttgccaaccgtactataataattagtattgtactatattttggaTCTGCGTACTATATGCTGTGGAATacatatagtacgcaaaaatactttACTATCAACACTGGTATCTACTAACaaagttttcattttaaatcgtTATGAACACTAGTTTTCGACAGATGCAATAGCGTCTAGCCTATCCGAACTtgcctatatactatatgtctATGATGTACTAagttaaaaacattaaacaaacacataaaaaaaaatgcatctagttttcaaaaatatgaaaatcagaTGTGAAAATGCAATCGACACTCTTAAGACAAAcaaatcttgaaaaatgcaacaagagtaaataaatattgatttaaaaaaaaatgttgattttttgcttattccattAAATACTAGGTAATTTTttaagcgtactatattttttatagctaattctgaaaaatactttttttttgtgaaaaaatgttggcaaccctacatgGCACACTAATGTACTATGATCAATCCACAATTGTTTTACAGTAATACATTGCCAACATGTgcgttatttatgttttaaactacctaatttagatttatttacaattttcattATACGTCGTATATACGAtctgaaacaataaaaataagtttccaaattattcaaatcatcagagataatgtaggattctaatggtgaaacCATTTTTctaatcagtttagtagtttcagagtctattGAGTTccaaagaaatgaaatatctatCCTCTAAATATTaccaaaattaaatgtttatttggcGTACGTATTTAAAATGGTTATATTATAGTTTCTAAGAGAGGAGTTAAGTTTGTAATCTCACCTCATTAATTAAGAGGAGTTTaagtttataatctcacctcATGACAAAGGCCCCATGCCAGCTGGTCTAGGAGGGGGTTCCGGTGTGTCAGGAGACGGCGGCTTGAACGTACTACCCTGGAATAATACAAAACTTGTTAATATAACATGTTTTTACTAAATTCTTAGTCTTGTCAGTTAAAGGACATCATGGTATAGTAGTAGTATCCAGTAATAAGATGGTATCTAAAAACCTCGGTTCAAATTCAATAATTCactacagagggcctagtggcagtttgatactgtcacgtaacgttaacgcgaatttctaaggaattgaaacagcgccatcttgtggcactactgtacaactgtttcaattccatataaatttgcgtaaacgtcaacgtgatagtcacagtatgaaaatattgaaaactcccactaggcacactgtactCCTACTTTCCTATAAAATTGTCtttcgttttttgagggggacgaggtaagctcacacatcgaaaatgtTTAACAGATACaactaacaataaatatatccttacactacacacactacaactataaattataaatcgtaattcacacacgtgtaattttagcacaatgaaacatcgatttctATGGACtcagtttgtatgaacacgaTTAATCATGATCATATATTCTTGACAGAGGGGTGAcctcttgcgaggcaggtctagaaggtaattggtctgaggctgacATACTTCCTTCCTGAAATGAGGTCTGAGGACAGCGGACTAACCTCTTGTCCAATAAGCCTGTGCCTGTAATTACTATATGTAATACCTAGTAATAAGTACTATTCATTAAACATAGTAGATTTTATAGCATACCTGGAACCCTAAGGCTGCCTCGAGCGGAGTGGGGGAGTCCCCAGCCAGAGTGGCGTAGTCTCCGAACCTTTCCGTTGTGCGACTGCCCTGGATCGTAGCGTATGTGTTATCTGGCTGTAAATATACAGGATATTTATGGTTTCGAAGCTGGAAGctctttaaaatcataaaaagaaaaggtaaattttaaaaacattgtgtGATTTAATAAAACCATGATCCAAGTGAAATTATAGTCGCCGCCACAAGCGTTAgattttagcgatctctgttctgtggtcgCTGCCATATTGGTCTTGGCTTATATGATGAGCGCCGTTCATATATAAGGTAAGATAATATACAtggtaatgttttaattaaataaaaaactatccCTACCCCGCATCCATCTTGATTAAACCAACAACTtttcagtgcggggtcgccattcaaaaACCTAAACGtctatcgactcttcgaactacatGCCCCGTCCATCGTCACTTCAGATTCAAGACTCgtcgagctatgtcagtaactttggttcttctactgATCTCATTTTCTGAGTCGATAACGCAGAgaagcatagctcactccatcgcccgctaagtgACTTTGCCTTCTCATCACGCCTATAGTGAGCGACTCGGGCGTGATGAgaatccgtaagtcatcactggtaacacgcactgttcgaaaaccTTTGACTTCAGGACGTAAAGATATCGCGTAGATTACCGAACGCTGCCcaatttctgattcgatgacTCTGCAAAGTTCCATCGCCCCTAagtaactctgagccttcttatgacgcccatagttagcgaacaAGTCTCAAGACTTTATTCTTTCGGTCGCTGAGGAATTTTGGTGGAAAAGATGTTGTGGAATTACCAAAAAAACTTACCATAACAGGAGGTTGTTCAGCATTTTGCTCATTCTGGTCTCCGAATACATTCATGGTTAGCTCCTGCTCCTCATAGGGCCGGAGCTTGGTCTCCAGCCACAGCGGGTTCTCCGTGGTGCTGAGCTCCTCCAGGATTCGTCTCCTGGCGAGACTGTCCCCCTTGCTGGACTGAAGGGACGGTGGGGGGATCACCCTGGAATAAGGCGCCCTATAAATGGTGTATTTTTAGTATCCATTAAGAAATCTTTTTGCAGTAAGTTCAAGGATAAAAAGACACATAATGAGCTTTCATGTTGTTGAAAAATAGGCATCGATCGATTGGATCATTAATGGAACTGCCATACCTAAGCTCGCAAACTAGAAAAAATGAGAGGAATTTAAAAACGATTATTGTCAAACTTAAGTTAGCCAACATTAATACCGATAGAGTTTGTGGCTAAGTGAAGGAAATCAGTCTGGTGACCTTGTTTGGGAGCCACGTCTGTTTGACGTAAGGATTAATGAaccattttacaattttatcacattttaggatttttaatatttagcgTCAGTTACCAAATACCGTTTGTGTTTGGAAACTATAAAATCATTTCACTTTCAAATGCTTATTGCTAAAAAAGACTTTCAGTCAATTAGTTTTTCAGGTAATTCATAGTCAATTTCTTTGCAACACCagataaaattacatattgtcGGACCGGTAATTCAGCTAACATTGGTCGACTGCCTTTATGTCGTGGGTTGCATGGTGTGCCTACTGGTATCTTGCGCAAATAAAGCCTGAATGTACATACCAATGTTTGAGACAGGCGCAGACCACGACGAAGGTGACAATGCCCGTGAACAGTACGATGAGGAGCGCTATCAGGGCTGCGAGGGCTGGGTCGAAGCTGTCTGGTGCTGAATCAAACAAGTTTATGGTAAAATCATCCGccgtatcaacccatatgcggctcactgcagagctctgagtgagatgggttaggccaatagtccaccacgctggcccaatgcggattggcagacttcacacacacagagaattaagaaaaattctctggtatgcaggtttcctcgctatgtttttccttcaccgtttgagacaatgactgagaggaaacttgagctcaacagtgacccgaatatgggttgataatgatgaatagatACTTATTCGTCACAGATttttgtcaaaaattaaaagagtTGGCTAACTCACCTTTAGAAGTGGCGCTAGCAGCGATGAGCGTCTCCACGCCATACTGCTGGTACACCTCCTTGAGCTGGTCGTACTTAGAGTCGATCGTCTCCAACACTTTGTCCACCGCCAGCACTTGGTACGTCTTGGGGTCCACCGCGTGTAGGTGAATTTCACACCTGTTAGTCAAATGgtaataactaataagtaaataGCAAATATTTggatacctatttattttagaataaataCTTTTTCTAAAATGACTGGACGATTTTAAAACGCGAATAAAGCTGCCTGTCTCTTTCACCTTCCCGAAATCctgttaaatttaatattcacTATAATATCCGCTATTTCTGTCCCTTTTCTACCTTGACCTCACGCAAGAAACAACAACTATGAAATAAAACCGCGAGGTACCATTCCGCCACACAACGTTCTACCGCGACCTGCTCCGACAACCGCCAAAACAAAAGGATATTCAAATCATGTGAACTTAATTATCAAATGATTATGTCAAAGCAAGGTGAAATCGTCGACGCTGGACACGGACCGGAGAAAGAATAAGCGAGTCTTTTCCTGTCTTATCCTGTTATATTCAACCAGACCTTGCTTACAGTACGGGTCTTGACTTCTTGAGCTATCAAAGCATTTTTGGCGTTTAAATCACGTTGATGTATTTGATAAAAAGTTAACATATGTCTCATTTTTGGGAGTCATGCCATATCAATATCACTTAGCTATATAACCTCAGTGAATATGTATGCAAAAGGCGATGGTCTAAACTTGTATGGATCCTAACTTGGTCAAACTTAACACCCGTCACTTATCTAATACTAGCTtagtttcacacgcgtggtccccgttcccatagaaatacggggataatatttagcctatagccttcctcgataaatgggctatcaaacactgaaaaaaattttcaaatcggaccagtagttcctgagattagcgcgttcaatcaaataaactcttcagctttataatattagtatagttgacATTTGACAAACTTCCGCACTTACTTTAGATCTAGGTAAATCTATCTGTTGGCGACTGTATAATTTAGTATTGAACACGTGCAACGATTCACACATTTATATCGATTTGTTATTAAGGATCTACAGTTCATACTTACCAGTCATCATACCGCCTGTCCGCCTGCACCAAGGGCACCTTCCGCCCAGCAATGAGCAGCGCTTGCCCCACGTCAGCCAGCCTGGCCTGAACGCCGTCGACCGGCGACGAGCAGCTGCGCGACACCACCATGCGCATGAGCGATGAGCGATCTATGATCCATAACTGATAACAGAAAATATACCATGAAGCGATGTGCACCATATCTCAAGACGAGAGAAAGCCAAGTATCGAGCAATAGTAGATAAATCGAAGGTATAGCTTTTTTTCTTTAGATCTTGAGATGAGGGAGAAGGCATTCAACTTTGCAGCTTTTCGATAATGTATGTTTTTCTCTACCGGAAATATAATCGTTGACGCCTGTTATGTCCGGTACATACAACATAATCTTTGGGGGATTGTAGGAATTTCTCGACTACTTAATTAGTAACTAGAGTTTCTTGTTTTACGCATAATAACTGCAGCAGCAAGTAAATTAAGCTGGCGTTTGTCAGTTGACAGACAGGTATTATAGGTAGTGTGAACTTTCAGTTAATACACATAAAAGTGCTTGGTTTGTCATGTTACTTCTACATCTAAAGGGACTTCCCGGAATAGTTTGACTGTAAAAGTTCCCATAAGGAGAGAGACCGTTAAAAGGACAATGACGACCATAATGAGGTTTTCTTTTACACTATAGAATCATATAATTTTGTCTGTCATAACTTACATAAACCTGCGCTTTCGCCTGTCTGTAGGGCGCGGCGACCTCTTGCGCGATCACGTCGAGCACGAAACGATCCTGGTTGTACTCCGACATGTAGTGCGCTGTGGTCAGTATACCTGGCAGAATAGAAATTTAAATACCTGAACATCGAAATTTTAATGCAACATTAAACTACACATATATTATTTTGCTAAGTATCGGCAAA belongs to Bicyclus anynana chromosome 10, ilBicAnyn1.1, whole genome shotgun sequence and includes:
- the LOC112053309 gene encoding uncharacterized protein LOC112053309 — translated: MTGYNYFLLITVLLPIAYCESTTESTEKLLETYRSYINASLDLDRSDRLVMRNWSSDFLLQLVNVTSHYRLEMARHRDHSFMGIKANPKWKECMNLHQNQINKAETTYFTEESRCVKNANEEGDEKRQSVMQMEKEIRKWRKSYRYLANQCNSKHPGEEDAAGECLVEYMQKDNYHITFQRLMLLKLESMSQLYSHILASLAGLEVCLKRVLSRYLGSVRLIMDNLSHCYKIKSLFK